The following coding sequences are from one Pseudobacteroides sp. window:
- a CDS encoding Mur ligase family protein has protein sequence MIITGIIESGIESTTMNLISKILNKSEKKISIIASGNLIGLDYRKVPEYIRELKKNGVEILMIGIKLDDLIHEVFSGFNFDVIIFVNKADEINEDDNGNKNNLIEKLFLLTDDKATVILNADDHERISLLQGKRYSVLTYGFNSKASVTASSIGEGIYRENFICCLQRTLVTKDGNVVEPQEFEIDVNLNSIDPYSVMAAAAFAVFSGAILSPYPKSNMTYHNVVKQQNTAD, from the coding sequence GCGGAATTGAAAGTACCACAATGAACCTCATAAGTAAGATATTAAATAAATCTGAAAAAAAAATCAGCATAATAGCTTCAGGAAACCTGATTGGGTTAGACTACAGAAAAGTTCCTGAATATATAAGGGAATTAAAAAAAAACGGCGTTGAGATACTAATGATCGGCATTAAATTGGACGATTTAATACACGAAGTTTTCTCAGGTTTTAATTTTGATGTAATAATTTTTGTCAATAAAGCCGATGAAATAAATGAGGATGATAATGGCAATAAAAATAACTTGATAGAAAAGCTTTTTTTATTAACTGATGATAAGGCTACTGTTATTCTAAATGCGGATGACCATGAAAGGATTTCCCTCCTGCAGGGAAAACGTTATTCGGTTCTTACCTATGGATTTAACTCAAAAGCCAGTGTTACAGCTTCAAGTATTGGAGAAGGTATATACAGGGAAAATTTTATATGCTGCCTGCAAAGAACCTTGGTCACAAAAGATGGCAATGTTGTTGAGCCTCAAGAGTTTGAAATAGACGTTAATTTAAACTCGATAGATCCATATTCTGTTATGGCTGCTGCTGCATTTGCCGTTTTTTCAGGAGCAATTTTAAGTCCATACCCAAAGAGCAATATGACATATCATAATGTTGTCAAGCAACAAAACACTGCAGATTAA
- a CDS encoding single-stranded DNA-binding protein: MVGNIIENNMVTISGTIVTNLEFSHEVYGEGFYYFMLDVPRLSESYDRIPVTVSERLTSKQKLEIGKVVEIEGQFRSYNSYNNEGNRLVLTVFAREIIFLEDEKRIKNPNQIFLNGYICKKPIYRMTPFGREITDILLAVNRHYNKSDYIPCITWGRNARFSESLTIGDNIKVWGRIQSRSYQKKQESGDALTKVAYEISVSKMEVCKDKDDESADSGEVNDNTDTQDENGYND, from the coding sequence ATGGTCGGAAACATCATTGAGAACAACATGGTGACCATATCCGGTACGATTGTTACGAATTTAGAGTTCAGTCATGAAGTGTATGGTGAGGGTTTTTATTATTTTATGCTGGACGTTCCCAGGCTTAGTGAAAGCTATGACAGAATCCCTGTTACTGTTTCTGAACGGCTGACTTCCAAACAGAAATTGGAGATAGGCAAAGTAGTGGAAATCGAAGGACAGTTCCGATCCTATAACAGTTATAATAACGAAGGAAACAGATTGGTTTTAACTGTTTTCGCCAGGGAAATCATATTTCTCGAAGATGAAAAGAGAATAAAGAATCCAAATCAGATTTTTTTGAACGGGTATATATGTAAAAAACCTATTTACAGAATGACACCATTTGGACGGGAAATTACAGATATTTTGCTTGCTGTAAATAGGCACTACAATAAATCCGATTATATCCCCTGCATAACTTGGGGGAGAAATGCGAGGTTTTCAGAAAGTCTGACAATTGGGGACAACATCAAGGTTTGGGGAAGAATTCAAAGCAGAAGCTACCAAAAGAAGCAGGAATCTGGTGATGCACTGACTAAGGTTGCTTATGAAATTTCTGTTTCAAAAATGGAGGTTTGTAAGGATAAAGATGATGAATCTGCTGACAGCGGTGAAGTAAATGATAATACAGATACACAAGATGAGAACGGTTATAATGATTAA